The proteins below are encoded in one region of Chaetodon trifascialis isolate fChaTrf1 chromosome 11, fChaTrf1.hap1, whole genome shotgun sequence:
- the LOC139339184 gene encoding uncharacterized protein, whose amino-acid sequence MKDNVLPRIVLIIVCTAVFIAVLVVNALAGAGRGPFRYSTGNVSALYPTDITPAGWTFSIWGVIYTWLTLMVIYLTTYVFRGSWAQCLLPYAFYFSWLSSMVLNITWLVLWDKEMMLAALVVLVMIAVSNYSALFFCCFATDRYGLWLQTYHRKDLACLRILVQNGLALYTTWTAIASLINFSVVLQLWGVDRSTAATASLCILFGEVIGWFILENWVLDRWVRNILTIYPVVIVALVGNIWKHFNPADPTTNAVFTVVLLVLVCVLLVFRVCTVIWRNYRRPLHSPGSARLMISPLDGTKFKIFA is encoded by the exons ATGAAGGACAACGTTTTGCCCAGAATTGTTCTTATTATCGTTTGTACGGCGGTTTTCATCGCCGTTTTAGTTGTTAACGCTTTGGCTGGAGCGGGCAGAG gtcCGTTCCGTTACAGCACAGGCAATGTGTCGGCCCTCTACCCAACAGACATCACTCCAGCTGGATGGACCTTCTCTATCTGGGGTGTTATCTATACCTGGCTCACCCTGATGGTCATATACCTCACTACATATGTATTCAGAGG ATCCTGGGCCCAGTGTCTGCTGCCCTACGCTTTCTATTTTTCCTGGCTGTCCAGCATGGTGCTGAACATTACATGGCTGGTGCTGTGGGACAAAGA GATGATGCTAGCAGCTCTGGTTGTACTAGTCATGATAGCAGTTTCCAACTACAGCGCTTTGTTCTTCTGTTGCTTTGCCACGGACCGCTATGGACTCTGGCTGCAGACATACCATCGCAAAGACCTGGCCTGCCTCAGAATACTG GTCCAGAATGGTTTGGCTCTCTACACCACATGGACAGCCATCGCCTCTCTCATCAACTTCTCAGTGGTTCTCCAACTGTGGGGTGTGGACAGGAGCACAGCAGCTACAGCTTCTCTGTGCATCCTGTTTGGAGAGGTGATTGGATG GTTCATACTTGAGAACTGGGTGCTGGACCGTTGGGTGCGCAACATCCTCACAATCTACCCTGTGGTGATTGTGGCTCTGGTCGGAAACATCTGGAAACACTTCAACCCAGCCGACCCCACTACTAATGCTGTGTTTACGG TCGTGCTGCTGGTGTTagtgtgtgtcctgctggtTTTCCGAGTCTGCACCGTCATCTGGAGAAACTACAGGCGGCCTCTTCACTCCCCAGGCTCAGCACGGCTGATGATATCGCCTCTTGATGGCACCAAATTCAAGATCTTTGCTTAA
- the c11h5orf22 gene encoding UPF0489 protein C5orf22 homolog, translating into MTSVPMKRFYKELPVWIVEDHHDVVCHIYRAIASRHLPLKNIKMVHLDSHPDLLIPVNMSADTVFDKEKLFSELSIENWIMPMVYAGHVSCVAWLHPYWAQQIREGEHRMAVGRDSSTTTIRVTSTDTYFLSDGLYVCEEQLENSKPLRLNVVKVNPVKASHGSSSEKKAEVDTERWFAKRPRTEDSIAGEASCSEPLSRCTDTWQPAEGSNGPSLGTDDEGSTSYVVKRISAFLSETEPYILDIDLDFFSCKNPFKELYTQEEYSILQELYNFRGPGPDADEEELDECVDRRVHQLEDLEAAFADLLEDDGEETVTRWASNPGMASLTQLVSSLKSRNLCPDYEMVHQAGLTCDSVELPHHISTDEEIDRLISAVKLCLKALPKPTLVTMSRSSLDEYCPVEQVDSVQSRVLAVLEGLYGPLDLHKDYENSSAETQDSQPQAS; encoded by the exons ATGACTTCTGTGCCCATGAAGAGGTTTTACAAGGAGCTGCCAGTGTGGATAGTAGAGGACCACCATGAT GTGGTGTGTCATATTTATCGTGCCATTGCATCGAGACACCTCCCTCTGAAGAACATAAAGATGGTTCACTTAGACTCCCACCCGGATCTGCTCATCCCTGTCAACATGTCTGCTGACACTGTCTTCGATAAGGAGAAACTCTTCAG TGAGTTGAGCATAGAAAACTGGATCATGCCCATGGTGTATGCTGGCCATGTGTCCTGTGTGGCGTGGCTGCATCCATACTGGGCCCAGCAGATCAGAGAGGGAGAACACAGGATGGCTGTAGGAAGAGACTcgtccaccaccaccatcag ggTGACCAGTACAGACACTTACTTCCTCAGTGAtggtttgtatgtgtgtgaagagcagctggagaactCCAAACCTCTCAGACTGAATGTGGTCAAAGTCAATCCTGTCAAAGCAAGTCACGGCTCATCTTCAG aaaagaaagcagaagtgGACACAGAGAGATGGTTTGCCAAGAGGCCCCGCACAGAGGACAGTATCGCGGGGGAAGCCAGCTGCTCTGAGCCCCTCTCAAGATGCACTGACACAtggcagccagcagagggcagcaatgGGCCAAGCCTGGGCACTGACGATGAAGGATCTACCAGTTATGTTGTTAAGAGAATATCTGCATTTCTGAGTGAGACAGAGCCATACATCTTGGATATTGATTTGGATTTCTTCTCATGTAAGAATCCCTTCAAGGAGTTATACACACAG GAAGAGTACTCCATACTGCAGGAGCTCTACAACTTCAGAGGACCTGGTCCTGatgctgatgag gagGAGCTTGATGAGTGTGTGGACCGTCGTGTACATCAGTTAGAAGACCTGGAAGCAGCATTCGCTGACCTGCTCGAGGACGATGGAGAAGAGACGGTTACACGCTGGGCCAGCAATCCAGG GATGGCTTCATTAACCCAACTGGTTTCCAGTTTGAAGTCGAGAAATCTGTGCCCAGACTATGAAATG GTGCATCAGGCAGGATTAACCTGTGACTCTGTTGAGCTGCCTCACCACATCAGCACTGATGAGGAGATCGACAGACTCATCTCAGCTGTAAAGCTGTGTCTGAAGGCGCTGCCCAAACCTACACTGGTGACCATGTCAAG GTCCAGTCTAGACGAGTACTGCCCAGTTGAGCAGGTGGATTCGGTCCAGAGCAGAGTACTGGCTGTACTGGAGGGCCTGTATGGACCGCTGGACTTGCACAAAGACTATGAGAACAGCAGCGCAGAGACTCAGGACAGCCAGCCTCAGGCCTCTTAA